In Nycticebus coucang isolate mNycCou1 chromosome 9, mNycCou1.pri, whole genome shotgun sequence, the following are encoded in one genomic region:
- the ARMC12 gene encoding armadillo repeat-containing protein 12: MGKSIPQYLKQLDIRKSIVSLATGAGAVYLLYKAIKAGMKCQPPLCSNSPICIARECPGPGERALPEEAPAPEASDVGGPKGLAIERERHGRDSGELRRLLNSLECKHDEYAKSMILHSITRCVYLLEAEASACTTDDISLIGSMLDDKDNSVKIQALNTLKAFSGIRKFRLKIQELSIKILELISTIWDTELHIAGLRLLNNLPLPDYVHPQLRRVMPALMEILQSDYILAQVQAIRLLSYLAQKNDLLYDILNCQVHSNFLNLFQSTHPGSLLFEVLVFAERLSEGRNAAHYRAVNWHYNEQSLHEALFGDGSRLADRLLALVIHPEEDVQIQACKVIVSLQCPQDLVARSTSCQPSSSYFKNGE, translated from the exons ATGGGCAAGAGCATCCCCCAATACCTGAAGCAACTGGACATCCGCAAAAGTATAGTGAGCCTGGCTACGGGCGCTGGGGCCGTCTACCTGCTCTACAAGGCCATCAAGGCTGGCATGAAATGCCAACCACCCCTCTGTAGCAACTCGCCCATCTGTATCGCCCGTGAGTGTCCGGGCCCTGGGGAGAGGGCTCTACCCGAGGAGGCACCTGCTCCCGAGGCCTCTGATGTGGGCGGGCCCAAAG GCCTGGCAATCGAGCGAGAGCGGCACGGGCGGGACTCGGGTGAGCTCCGGAGGCTCCTCAACTCTTTGGAGTGCAAACACGATGAGTACGCCAAGAGCATGATCCTGCACAGCATCACTCGCTGTGTGTACttgctggaggctgag GCCTCTGCTTGTACTACCGATGACATCAGTTTGATAGGCTCCATGCTGGATGACAAGGACAACAGTGTCAAAATCCAAGCTCTGAACACACTTAAAGCTTTTTCTGGCATCAGAAAATTCAGGCTCAAAATCCAG GAACTCTCCATCAAGATATTGGAACTGATCTCTACCATCTGGGACACGGAGCTGCACATTGCGGGCCTCAGACTCCTCAACAACCTTCCACTACCCGACTACGTGCATCCACAACTGCGACGGGTGATGCCTGCCTTGATGGAGATCCTGCAGTCAGACTACATCTTGGCACAG GTGCAAGCCATACGACTGCTGAGCTACCTGGCACAGAAGAATGACCTTCTCTATGATATTCTCAACTGCCAG GTGCACTCCAACTTCCTGAATCTGTTCCAGTCCACACACCCAGGGAGTCTCCTGTTTGAGGTACTGGTATTTGCTGAGCGACTGAGTGAGGGCCGGAACGCAGCCCACTACCGTGCTGTGAACTGGCATTACAATGAACAGTCACTGCATGAAGCCCTCTTTGGGGACGGGTCACGACTGGCAGACCGTCTGCTTGCCCTGGTCATCCACCCTGAGGAGGACGTTCAGATCCAGGCCTGCAAAGTCATAGTCAGCTTGCAGTGCCCCCAGGACTTGGTAGCCCGGTCCACCTCCTGCCAGCCCAGTTCTTCCTACTTTAAAAACGGGGAATAA